In Ovis aries strain OAR_USU_Benz2616 breed Rambouillet chromosome 14, ARS-UI_Ramb_v3.0, whole genome shotgun sequence, a single genomic region encodes these proteins:
- the LOC121816006 gene encoding uncharacterized protein LOC121816006 isoform X2 has protein sequence MMLPLSTIEGQETEEVQTRPPEKGVLLSVKADVPRKKSKRMKGTVSFRVLPFCPVVPWTSSEPALPGPPGQAVSKPARSSPDAQTEPGAGGSTCGAMMLPLSTIEGQETEEVQTRPPEKGALLSENPDEPRKKPRGMKGRLSFNVLPFCPMPSVCFTYYVEPDDPEPEPQVAPDASKSDPNCSFVPLPVLEFREVKVCECPLCCLSFVTAS, from the exons ATGATGCTGCCTCTGAGCACCATCGAGGGCCAGGAGACCGAGGAGGTGCAGACCAGGCCTCCGGAGAAAGGAG TCTTGCTTTCTGTGAAGGCTGATGTTCCGCGAAAGAAGTCCAAGAGAATGAAGGGAACGGTGTCCTTCAGAGTCCTGCCGTTCTGCCCCGTG GTCCCCTGGACTTCTTCGGAGCCAGCCCTGCCCGGGCCCCCAGGACAAGCGGTGAGCAAGCCGGCGCGCTCCAGCCCAGACGCCCAGACCGAGCCCGGGGCCGGAG GGAGCACCTGTGGTGCCATGATGCTGCCTCTGAGCACCATCGAGGGCCAGGAGACCGAGGAGGTGCAGACCAGGCCTCCGGAGAAAGGAG CCCTGCTTTCTGAGAACCCTGATGAGCCTCGAAAGAAGCCCAGAGGAATGAAGGGAAGACTGTCTTTCAATGTGCTGCCGTTCTGTCCCATG CCGAGTGTCTGCTTCACCTATTACGTGGAACCCGATGACCCCGAGCCCGAGCCCCAGGTGGCTCCTGACGCTTCGAAATCGGACCCGAACTGCAGCTTCGTCCCTCTGCCTGTGCTGGAGTTCCGCGAGGTCAAGGTGTGCGAGTGCCCCCTGTGCTGCCTCAGCTTCGTCACTGCTTCCTAA
- the LOC121816006 gene encoding uncharacterized protein LOC121816006 isoform X1: protein MELKHSPGTAPQVHLLSACCMPDSRGPFDTQLAELQLPGPSTSCHGSTCGAMMLPLSTIEGQETEEVQTRPPEKGVLLSVKADVPRKKSKRMKGTVSFRVLPFCPVVPWTSSEPALPGPPGQAVSKPARSSPDAQTEPGAGGSTCGAMMLPLSTIEGQETEEVQTRPPEKGALLSENPDEPRKKPRGMKGRLSFNVLPFCPMPSVCFTYYVEPDDPEPEPQVAPDASKSDPNCSFVPLPVLEFREVKVCECPLCCLSFVTAS, encoded by the exons ATGGAGCTAAAACACAGCCCTGGGACTGCTCCACAAGTGCACTTACTGAGTGCCTGCTGTATGCCAGACTCCAGAGGCCCTTTTGATACCCAGTTAGCCGAGCTGCAGCTTCCTGGTCCCAGCACTTCGTGTCACG GGAGCACCTGTGGTGCCATGATGCTGCCTCTGAGCACCATCGAGGGCCAGGAGACCGAGGAGGTGCAGACCAGGCCTCCGGAGAAAGGAG TCTTGCTTTCTGTGAAGGCTGATGTTCCGCGAAAGAAGTCCAAGAGAATGAAGGGAACGGTGTCCTTCAGAGTCCTGCCGTTCTGCCCCGTG GTCCCCTGGACTTCTTCGGAGCCAGCCCTGCCCGGGCCCCCAGGACAAGCGGTGAGCAAGCCGGCGCGCTCCAGCCCAGACGCCCAGACCGAGCCCGGGGCCGGAG GGAGCACCTGTGGTGCCATGATGCTGCCTCTGAGCACCATCGAGGGCCAGGAGACCGAGGAGGTGCAGACCAGGCCTCCGGAGAAAGGAG CCCTGCTTTCTGAGAACCCTGATGAGCCTCGAAAGAAGCCCAGAGGAATGAAGGGAAGACTGTCTTTCAATGTGCTGCCGTTCTGTCCCATG CCGAGTGTCTGCTTCACCTATTACGTGGAACCCGATGACCCCGAGCCCGAGCCCCAGGTGGCTCCTGACGCTTCGAAATCGGACCCGAACTGCAGCTTCGTCCCTCTGCCTGTGCTGGAGTTCCGCGAGGTCAAGGTGTGCGAGTGCCCCCTGTGCTGCCTCAGCTTCGTCACTGCTTCCTAA